A region of the Methanobrevibacter ruminantium M1 genome:
AAACAGGTCCATTTTCAAATGTGCAAATAAAAATTTAAAGTCATTTGACAATATTGAGGCTATAAATCAAAATGTTTTGGATTTTGACTTTGAAAACTATCCCAAGGCAGACTTAATCATCTGTGAGATGCTGGACACTGCCCTAATCGATGAAGAGGAAGTTCCTATCCTAAACCATTCAAAGAAATATCTAAAGGAAAATGGAAAAATAATTCCTCAAGGGATAATAAACTCAGCAGAACCTGTTTTCATGAATATTGATTATCTCCAGTATGAGGATGATGAATATCAGCCAATCTATGAGATTTTAGGAAAATCAGTTATTTATAGTGAGTTTGAATTCCTGGATGACATTGATGAGGACTTCTCTTGTATAATCGAATTTGAAATAGATGATAAATATTCAGATAAAAAAACAGATGCATCATTTGAAGTAGATGATAGATGTTCAGATAAAACCGATTATTTTAATAAGAGTAATGATAAAATAAAAGTAAATGGAATTAAACTGACAAGCTTTACCAAACTGAATGAAAATATCATCTGTGGACCTACTCCTATGTTAAATCCAGCTATGCTTGTTCCATTTGAAGAGATAGAGGTAAATAATGGGGATAAAATTAGAATAAGGCTATCCTATGTGATGGGTGGCGGAGTAGAGACCATAAAAACAGAAGTTTTAGATGTTTAATTTAAAGTTAGGATAAAAAGATCGTTGTTAATGGATTCTAAATTATTTTATGTGATATTATGTTAAATCTTGATGAAATCAGTGAGAATATTGATTTGTTTTTAGAGGACTGCAGCTCTCTTATTGTATTGGGGATAGGCAATGACATAAGGGGAGATGACGGTTTAGGCCCTTATATAATCAACCAACTGACTGATTTGAAAGAGAATCTATCTTTAAAGGAACCACAATCCTTAGAAAATGTCCATTTGCTTAATGGAGGCTCTGTTCCTGAAAACTTTACAGGGCTTATCAAAAGGATTGATCCATCTCATATCATAATAATTGATGCCACTTTAATGAATGAAGAGCCAGGATTTATTAAAATTGTTAATAAAGAAGACATTTCCAATGTAAGCATATCAACCCATTCCATGTCCCTTTCCTATCTTGTAAAGTACCTTGAAATTGAAATCGACTTTAAGCTAATTTTTATAGGAATTCAGCCTAAGGATATGGATTTGACCTTTGAATTGACTGATACAATTAAGAATTCTTCAGATACCCTTGTTGATTTGCTATTTTCCAAGTTTTTAAAGATTTAATATAAATTTTTATCTATTTTTATAATTAGTTTCTTAAAAGGATTATTTAAATTACTTTTTTTTAAGGATGAAAACTATATTCCATGTGATGATTTATAACTAATCATTGATAGTGACTTTAAGAAAAATGATGAAGTTGAAATTATAGATTAAAAAAAGTTTAAATCATAGATTAAAAATATATTAAATTGTAAATATTATTTAATCAATGAATTGCTTTTTAAAAAATTAATTTATAAATGGTCGTATTTTATGAAAGTTTTATTTATCGGATCAAGATTATATGATGACTTGGCTTATCATGTGGATGAGCTGGGCATAGAAAGCATAATAACAGAATCAAATGAAGAGGCTCCTCATTTGGACCTTGCAAGCAAATACTATATAGTCCCAAGAGGAATGGATAAGCCAATGGAAGTGGCTATTGAAGAGAAGGTCGATGCAATAATACCTCTTATTGGCATAGACCCTCCATTAAAGGACTTGGCTATTATGAAGGAAAAAATAGAAAAGGAAAATAATATTCCAGTGATTTCATCTAATTTCAATGCTGTGGACATCGCTTCCGATAAGATAAAGACCAAGGAGTTCTTTAAGTCAATCGGATTGAATGTGCCAGAGGCAAAGGTTCTAAATAAGGATGACTTCTCCAATGAGGGGGAGTTCTTGGAAAAATTAGGATTCCAATTCCCAATAGTCCTAAAGCAGGGAGAAGGACAAGGCGGAAAGGACATTTGCATAACAAGCCAGTTTGAAGATGTTTTACAATACTTTGAAAGCTTCAATCAGGCTTTGGTGGAAAACTTCATTGAAGGGGCTGAGGTCTCCATTGAAGTAATCGGATGGAATGGTGAATATTTGCCTTTGGTTCCGGTATATAAGGGAGATACTAGTTTAGAAGGCATACATCCGATAAAGAGGTTAAGATATGGTCCTTGTGACTTTGAGGCAATTGACAATGAAGAGTTCAGGCAATTGGCTAAAAAGATAGCAGTCAATTTAGGCTCTGAAGGAACAATCGATATGGATTTAATCTATTCAAGGGAAGAGAACAAGGTCTATGCAATTGAAATAAACACACGTCCAAGCGGCACAAGGTATTTATCCTATGCAACTACTGGACTTAGCCCATTAGGTCTTCTTGTTGACATTGCAGCTGGAAACTTTGATGTTAAAGATTTGGAAAATAAAATAAAGCATTATTATTCATTGGAAATACCTATAGGTGATTATGAAGGTCCTGCACCTAATGAACCTGTTAAGGAGTATGTAAATGGCAATTTCATTGTTCACGGCCCAAAAGGGTATCAAAGAATTACTATAAGAGGAAATACTCGTGAAGAAACCTATGAAATTGCTAAAGAGTTAACTGGCAATGATTACAGGTCTTAATCATTGCTTCTTTTATATTTTTTAATCTTTTCATTCATTTCTTTCATGATTTGTTCCATTTTTTTTTAATGAATAATTTAAATTTTCATATTTCTCTTTTTTTCACTAAATTTTTCATTTTATTTCTTAATAAACTAAAAAAATTTTTATTCTTCTTTTTTTTAGAAAATAAGCAAAAATTCTATCTATTTTTATCATGATATTATAATGTTAATATCATTTTTTCCATGATAATATCATTGTAATGTCAAATTATAAATAATATAAAAGTTATATCTTATAATAATATAAGAATATATAATCGATATTTAATAATTAATTATTCTTATGAAAAGTCCTTAAAAAACAATTAAAGGATGAATTATTTGATTTTTTTAAAATAATCTTTTTAAAATTACTTAATTTTGTTGTCGATTTATTGAAGTGGATTATTCATTTAAATGGATTATTTGCTCATTACTCTAAAGTGTGATAAAATGGATTTGAATTATATAATTGTATTGTTTGTTCTAACATTTCTTGCTACCGTAGCCTTCACTTACTTTGTAAGACATACTCTACGTGATGCAGATGTTTCAGATAGCCCTATTGTCAGTGAACATAGACATAAAGCAGGAACTCCCACCATGGGAGGAATAGCTTTCCTATTTGCCATTCTATTCATAGTGTCTATCTATTACAGAAATACAAATATTCTCATAGCCTCATTTATCATGCTCACAGGAGGTGTAATGGGTCTTCTTGATGATCTATTAGGTCTTAAGATAAAGGAATATCAAAAGGTCGTAAAGAATGTAAGCGATTCAGTTGTTCCTATAGGATTATTGGACCTTGGCCCTGGAGAAGAGGCAAGGGTAACCACCGACAAGGCTAAAAAACAGGTATATGGATATGTTGATGAAGGAAAATTGGAAATTGTTGCTGAAATTCCAATCAAGTATGAGCCAAGCGAAAAGACCAAGATCATCGTTCAGCTATTGCCTGGACTGTTTTTGGCATTGACTGGGGTTGTAACAACCCTTGGGGGATTCACTTTAGGCATTTTGGCTTATCCTATTTGCATAATCGCTATTCTTGGTTCAATCAATTCAATAAATCTCATTGATGGAATGGATGGATTGGCTGCCGGCATCGTTGCAATTGCATCATTCTCATGCTGCATTTATGCTTATATCTGTGGAAATATGGATATGATTCCTGCATTTGCAATTTTAACTGGAATATGTCTTGGATTTTTGGTCTTCAACAGATACCCTGCAAGCATATTCATGGGAGACACAGGCTCCTTTGTATTAGGTACAGGATATGCAGTTGCTGTCATCTTAGGGGACATTCCTTACTTTGGAGTATTGGCTTTGGCTGTTCCGATTGTATCAGTAATAATAAGCCTGATGCATAGGGCACATATAATAAATCTCCCTGTAGAGCCTTTGCATCACACCTTGAACTATAAGGGAATCTCTGAAGTCAAGATAGTCTTAAGCTATTGGCTATTGACCGTCCTTGTCTGTGCAATCGGCATACTTGCAAAGCTTTATATCTTTGCATAATTCTTTAATTTCTTTATTTTAAAAATTTAAATTAAGTTTTTTCTTTAATTTATTTATATTAAAAAATTTACTTAGTTTTTTTTAATTTATTTATTTTAAAAAATTAATTTAGTTTTATTTCTTTAATTTGTTTATTTTAAAAATTTAAATAATTTTTATTTATTTGTCGTTATTTTTCATTTTCATTAATTTAAGAACTTTATATTTAAAAATTAATTTATTTCTATCTATTTTCTATCAAAATCAGTTTCCGTGATTAATATGTCAAAAACATACTTTTTAAATGAATTAGCAGATTCAATATCCTCTCAAAAGACCTTTTCAATCGCTCAACTTGCAGATGCCATTGGAGGCAAGATTTATGGAGCAGATGACTACAAGTCTCCAAATGGATTTACAGGCATCTTTGAAACCTTAAACGAAGCTGTAGAAGGAGATATTGTAATTAGGCATTGGATAAACGGAAAAGGTGTTGAAATAGCTAATGATAAAAACGTTGCATGCATTATAACCCTAACTCCAAAGGAAGATGCCTTGGAAATGGCTTCAAAGCTCGCCTTTCCAGTTATTGTAGTGGATAGGATTGAATTTGCAAATGCATTTGCATTGAAATGGACAATTGATAACCTTTCCCCTAATACTCAAAGGGTAGTTATAAGTGGGACAAATGGAAAATCAACCAGTTCCCATTTGATTTATCACATTTTAAACCATTGCGGATATAATGTATTTACAAATACTGATGCAAAATCAGAATTCAATACACTAATCGACCCAATGGTTGCAAAGCTAATCTCAGAGCAGGTGATATCAAAGCAGGACTTTGATGTTCGCAAGTTGGACTCTGTAGCAGACCTAAAGAACCTGGATAGCGAAGGAAAGCCAATAAATAAAGGCGCCTTTGACTATATTGTTGTTGAAGTCTCAGAGGTTCAGGGCTGGGGAAGCGACCTTATGAAAGATCATGCCCAAATAATGTCTTCAGCAATCAATCCGGATGTAGGGGTTGTCACAAATGTTGCAATGGACCATATCGGCCTTGTAAACAATATAGAAGAGGTGTTCCATGAAACTTCAGGGCTTGTAAAGGCTATAAACAAAGGAGGAGTGGTCTTAAACTACGACGATGAGAATGTCCTGGCAATGAAGGATCTTGCAAATGATGGAGTAGACATATTCTTCACTTCAATGGAAAAGGATTCAATCCTAAATAATGATTATGACAATGATAAGAAGGTTTATTTTGATAGAAAAAGCAATGCAATAGTTTATGATAATAAAAATATCCTTAGATATGATGAGTTGCCCTTTACAGGAGAGCATTTTATCAGAAATATTCTATCTGCAATTTCAGCTTGTATATCTCTTGAGATTCCAATTGAAGACATCTGCGAAGGGGTAAAAACATATAATCCTTTAAGCAGAAGGTTTACACGTCTTTATGATGAGCCAATTGTTATTGATGACTTTGCACATAACCCCGACGGAATAAAAAATACCGTAAGGGCAGCATATGACTTGGCAGAGCAATTTGACAAGGGAGATTTATACATTGCATGTGCAATCAGAGGCTCTAGGGGTGAAACCTTAAATGGCCTTAATTCAGAGGCATTGGCTTTAGTCATTAAGGAATTGCGCCATAGAAATGATGATGATATAGAAAAAGACGAAAATGTCAAGAAAAGGGAAATATACCTAATCCTTTCTTCAAGCTGTGACTTGGTAGACCATCTAAACTATGTTGAAGACTTTGAGAGGGGATATATTTCCTTCTCTAATTTGGATAAGGAGCACATAAAATACATTCATTTCAATAAGCTCTACGGCGCTTTAGGATATATTATGAAAAAATGCATATGGAAGATGATGTTGTATTGCTGATTGGAGCACAGGGAATGGACCCTGCAGAAGATGTATTAAAGGATATTTTAGGTTATTAAAAAGTATTATAGAGTTTAAAGTTAAATTTTAATCTTCTTTCATTTAAAAAAGAGTTGATTCTATGGGTGAGTTTGTATTTAGTTTTTTAGAAGATCAATTTAGAGACATCTATCTTGACTGTGCAAGGATGGATAAGAATCTCATTGAAGGAGATGGTGTTGAATCAATTCTTATTGCAGGAAGAATCGCTGAAAAGATAACAAAAGCCATCTTTGTCTTTGAAGGCATAAAAGATAATGAAGATAATCAATATTTGAGGATAGAAAAGCTTTCCAATGCAAATATTCTTCCAAACAACATTAAAAATGACCTCTCCCAAATTAGAATACTAAGAAACAATGTCTACCACAATACCTTAAACAGTGACGGAAGCGGCGGATTTGCTTCATACAATGCTCCAAAATATGTTCAAAGCGGAGGATTGAGAGACTATAAGACAGGCTTTAATGAAATCAAGGAATATTCTAAAATATCTAAACAAAATTCTAACTCTAATTCTAACTCTAGTTCAAATTCAAGCCCTAATAACGAGTTCGGCAGTGAATTGACTGCAGCTCGTGAAGCCCATAAGCTTGTATTTAATGTCTGTGTCTGGTTTTATGTAAACTACTCTGGCGATAAGGACTTCATCAGACCAAAATATAAGCTAAGCAGAAGAACCCAAGATGCTGACTTCCTAATCAGACTAAAGTCAGCAATAAACGATGGAAACGACTTTATTAAATTGCGCCAAAACAATCCAAACAATGAGATCATTCAGATACTCAATGAGATTTACGTCAAAAAGGCTCCTCAAGAGCCAAAAGAGGAGCAGGTCTATGGCATAAACAATAAGGATATTAAAATCAGACAGCCTGATGTTCCTTATTCAAAGTGTTTAGGCATCTCTTATGATGATGAACTATTCATGTGGCATGCAGAGCATGGGGGAAAGGACTTAGGTCTTTTCGAGTCTTCCAAGGAAGCTTATGAGGCAAGGGAGATTTATATAAATTCCATCCCAATGCCAAGAAAGGTAAATGGAGCATATTCAAAGGCAAGAGGCATTTCATTCAGCAGAATTCAAAAGCTATGGTCTGCAAGCGTAAAGGGACAGATTATATCATATCATGGAAG
Encoded here:
- a CDS encoding ATP-grasp domain-containing protein, which produces MKVLFIGSRLYDDLAYHVDELGIESIITESNEEAPHLDLASKYYIVPRGMDKPMEVAIEEKVDAIIPLIGIDPPLKDLAIMKEKIEKENNIPVISSNFNAVDIASDKIKTKEFFKSIGLNVPEAKVLNKDDFSNEGEFLEKLGFQFPIVLKQGEGQGGKDICITSQFEDVLQYFESFNQALVENFIEGAEVSIEVIGWNGEYLPLVPVYKGDTSLEGIHPIKRLRYGPCDFEAIDNEEFRQLAKKIAVNLGSEGTIDMDLIYSREENKVYAIEINTRPSGTRYLSYATTGLSPLGLLVDIAAGNFDVKDLENKIKHYYSLEIPIGDYEGPAPNEPVKEYVNGNFIVHGPKGYQRITIRGNTREETYEIAKELTGNDYRS
- the hycI gene encoding hydrogenase maturation peptidase HycI, which produces MLNLDEISENIDLFLEDCSSLIVLGIGNDIRGDDGLGPYIINQLTDLKENLSLKEPQSLENVHLLNGGSVPENFTGLIKRIDPSHIIIIDATLMNEEPGFIKIVNKEDISNVSISTHSMSLSYLVKYLEIEIDFKLIFIGIQPKDMDLTFELTDTIKNSSDTLVDLLFSKFLKI
- a CDS encoding Mur ligase family protein → MSKTYFLNELADSISSQKTFSIAQLADAIGGKIYGADDYKSPNGFTGIFETLNEAVEGDIVIRHWINGKGVEIANDKNVACIITLTPKEDALEMASKLAFPVIVVDRIEFANAFALKWTIDNLSPNTQRVVISGTNGKSTSSHLIYHILNHCGYNVFTNTDAKSEFNTLIDPMVAKLISEQVISKQDFDVRKLDSVADLKNLDSEGKPINKGAFDYIVVEVSEVQGWGSDLMKDHAQIMSSAINPDVGVVTNVAMDHIGLVNNIEEVFHETSGLVKAINKGGVVLNYDDENVLAMKDLANDGVDIFFTSMEKDSILNNDYDNDKKVYFDRKSNAIVYDNKNILRYDELPFTGEHFIRNILSAISACISLEIPIEDICEGVKTYNPLSRRFTRLYDEPIVIDDFAHNPDGIKNTVRAAYDLAEQFDKGDLYIACAIRGSRGETLNGLNSEALALVIKELRHRNDDDIEKDENVKKREIYLILSSSCDLVDHLNYVEDFERGYISFSNLDKEHIKYIHFNKLYGALGYIMKKCIWKMMLYC
- a CDS encoding methyltransferase domain-containing protein, which gives rise to MILITLSFLRDYERLAVFKEAIDEFAISNLDKDLDCSNSNGDINSDDDKKLDCSLAYDLGCGSGVLSYLASDYFDKIISIEQNRSIFKCANKNLKSFDNIEAINQNVLDFDFENYPKADLIICEMLDTALIDEEEVPILNHSKKYLKENGKIIPQGIINSAEPVFMNIDYLQYEDDEYQPIYEILGKSVIYSEFEFLDDIDEDFSCIIEFEIDDKYSDKKTDASFEVDDRCSDKTDYFNKSNDKIKVNGIKLTSFTKLNENIICGPTPMLNPAMLVPFEEIEVNNGDKIRIRLSYVMGGGVETIKTEVLDV
- a CDS encoding glycosyltransferase family 4 protein, producing MDLNYIIVLFVLTFLATVAFTYFVRHTLRDADVSDSPIVSEHRHKAGTPTMGGIAFLFAILFIVSIYYRNTNILIASFIMLTGGVMGLLDDLLGLKIKEYQKVVKNVSDSVVPIGLLDLGPGEEARVTTDKAKKQVYGYVDEGKLEIVAEIPIKYEPSEKTKIIVQLLPGLFLALTGVVTTLGGFTLGILAYPICIIAILGSINSINLIDGMDGLAAGIVAIASFSCCIYAYICGNMDMIPAFAILTGICLGFLVFNRYPASIFMGDTGSFVLGTGYAVAVILGDIPYFGVLALAVPIVSVIISLMHRAHIINLPVEPLHHTLNYKGISEVKIVLSYWLLTVLVCAIGILAKLYIFA